The window CCGGGAACCGCGCCCGGCCCGAAAGCTCGACCCAAGTACCTGCGGGTGGTGGTGAACTCGGAGGACGACCTCGGCGGCGACGGGCCCAGCCGGGTCAACGTCCGGGTTCCGCTGCAACTGCTGCGCGCCGGGGTCCGGCTCACCAGCCTCATCCCTCCGCAGGCACTGGCCCAGGTGAACACGAAGCTGCACGAGTCGGGGGTGCCGATCGACCTCACCCAGCTCAAGCCGCAGCACATCGAGGACCTCATCGAGCAGCTCGACGACGTCACCATCGACGTCGACCAGCCGGACACCAAGGTGCAGGTGTTCTGCGAGTGACACCACCACCCCACCGGCTGTCCACTCCGACCACGGGGGTCGGCTGGTGGGGCGGTCGCGGCGAAGGCCGACTTCAAGCACACCCAGGATAGCTCCGGCGGTCCGTGACGGACCCAGTCATCCGGGCATGTCGATGTACGCGCATGAACTCATGCGCCGCCGGGTACGGCGCTCCGGTTACCAACCCGGACGGTACGAACCGGGTGAACATTGGTCGGGTCTGTCATTCGACGGTGACCGAGGCGCTGACGGGCTGTCTGAGGATGGTGCGGAGCCTCTCGGGTGCGACCTTGCGGGCGTCGCTGAGATAGATCTCGTGGTGTTTGCCGACCATCCGCAGCCCGTTGTCCGGGACGAACTCGTGGTGCATCCGGGCCAGCACGTCGGCCTCGTTGTCGTAGGGGCCGACGTGCAGTGTCTGCACGCACCGGCCCTCGGCGAGCCAGCCGAGGCGGACCTCGTCCAGGCGTCGTGGGCGGGCCTTGACCGAGATCTGTGCGGTCGCGTTCGTGAGCATGTCCTGGTCGATCCAGTCCGGGGTCATGATCATCAGTGTCCAGTCCCACCGGGACTTGTCCCGGGAGGCCGTGAACGTGTCCATGTCGTCGGCCCACCACAGGCCCTCCAGCGGCATGACGGTGTAATCACGTCCGAGGGTCTGCTTGCTGGCGAACTTCAACCGGTACGCCAGCGGGTAGAGCGCCTCGGTCGCCTGGGTGAAGGCCGGGCTGGTATTGGGATCGCCGTGCCCGTCGATCATGAGGTACTGCAGGTCGGGCACGTCCACGATGGAGAACTGACCGCTTTTCGCGCGGTAGGCGTCGATCTCCTTCTTGAAGTCAACCTTGCTCGTCATCGGGCACCTGGGCTCGCGCCGCGAGCCACGACCTTTCCGCCTCCGAGAGGCTCAGGGGTGGGAGAGACCTCGGGTGCTGGCAACGGTAGGGGGCTTGTGTCGACCCGCCCTCCTCGGGGTGGCGGTACGGCTACCTGTTCCTGTGCCAGATCATGCTGCTGACCGGCCGTTATGGGCAACGTCGCAGTTTGTGTCGGGCGGACCGGGGGTAGCGCTCTTCCTGACCGTCGTCCATCGGGACCGGCGGCGGGGAAGTGTCGGGGGCGGGATGCCGGCGTTGGACGGGCGGTACCGCCTCGATCAGCGGATCGGGGCAGGGGGCATGTCGGAGGTCTGGCATGCCCATGACGAGGTGCTCGATCGGCCGGTCGCGGTCAAGCTCATCACCCTGCCGTACGCCGATCCGGCGGCCGGCCTGGTGGTCGTGGACCAGGCGCGGACGGAGGCCCGCGCCGCAGCCCGGCTGGCTCATCCCAACATCGCGAGCGTGCATGACTTCGGTCTGGTACCCCTGCCGGACGGCCAGCAGGCGCCGTACATCGTGATGGAACTCGTGGAGGGTGAGACGCTGGCCGTGCACCTGCGGTCCGGGGCGCTGGACTGGCAGATCGCGGTCCGGGTCTGCGCGGAGGCGGCCGCCGCGTTGGCCGCGGCCCATCAGGGCGGCATCGTGCACCGGGACGTCAAACCGGCCAACATCGTGCTCACCCCGGCCGGGGTGAAGGTCCTCGACTTCGGCATCGCCGCACTGGTCGGCGAGCGTGATTCGGCGGCCGGGGGCGAGGTGGTGGGCACTCCGGCGTTCGTCGCCCCGGAACGGCTCGACGGGGTCGCCGCCAGCCCGGCCACCGACGTGTACGCCGTCGGCGTGCTGCTCTATCTCAGCCTGGCCGGACGGCTCCCGTGGCCGGTACACACGGAACCCGACCGGCCGTTGTCCCACGTGTCCCGGCCACCGGATCCGCTGCCGCCGGTCGCGGGTCTGCCCGCCGACGTGGCCGAGCTGTGTCTGCGTTGCCTGAGTGCCGATCCCGCCGACCGGCCGACGAGCGTCGCCATGGCACTGCTGCTGGCCGAGGCGGTGCAGACACAGGTGTACGTGCCGATCGGCATCCTGCCGTCACCCTCCCGTCCGCCCGCCCCGGCACCCCGACAGCACGTGCAGGGTGATGATCCGGCGCTGGACGAGGTGACGGACGTGGCGGCCGTCGAGTCGTTCCCGCAGCCGCGATACGACGGCGAGCGCGGTTCGACCGGCGACGGGCCGGGACCCGCGCGGCCCGTACCGGCTTCGGCGAGGTCCGACTCCCAACTCCTGCGTCCGGGTCGGCACCGCGCCTGATTCCGCACGCGCCTGGGCTGTGGCGCAGGTACCGGCGGATCACGGCACCGATCACGTCAGGCCCGAACCCGAGACCCAAGTATGCGGGGATGCATATCTCGTAGCGAATGGAGAGGGTCGGCGGACCCGCCCGTACGGCGGCGTTCTACCCGTTTTTCCGGCGCGCGACCTTCGGCGACACGTTCGCGGCGAGACTGGTCAGGGCTGCTCGTATCGCGTCGAAGGGAGCCGGGCTGTGCAGCGCACGAGCGGTGATCATTGCTCCTTCGACACCGGCGATCACCGCGTCGGCCAGTACGCGTGCGGCCGTCCGGTCGATGTCGAGGACGACGAAGTGGAACGCGAGCCGGTCGATCATCTGCGTGAACGTTCGGCGGCTCGTCTCACCCACGTCGGTCGACTCCCGGGCGGCTCCGTCGATCACCAGCGGCGCGATTCCGCAGCCCCGGGCGTAGTCGCTGGCTACCATGCCTTCGCGGGCCAGGTCTACGTACCCCTCGACGAGCTCGGCGGCAGAGTTGGCCCGTTCGGCGGCCTGGTCGATGATGAGGACCTGGTCGTGGGCATGCGCCTCGGCCGCCGCCATCGCCAACTGGGTCTTGCCGCCGGGGAAGTGGAAGTACACCGAGCCGCGTGGCGCTTCGCTGAGCTTGAGCACGTCGGAGAAGGCCGTCGCTTCGTAACCGCGCTGCCGGATCAGCTGCTTGGCCGCCTCCACCATCCTCTGCTTGGCATCCGATCGGCGCGCCACGGTCGCACCCGCCTTCCCTCATCCGACTCCATGCTCCCAGAACAGTATGTATGATGACCTGCATAGTTACAAGTGCTTGGCAAGAATTCCAGGAGCCCGGGCGCCGCCAGGGCCACCGGATCGGAGAGGACCGCGCATGCCCTTCGTCAACATTTCCCTGGCCCGAGGCAAGTCGGAGCAGTACCTCGCCACCGTCTCGCGGACGGTGCACGATGCGCTGGTCGCCGAACTGAAGATGAAACCCGATGACAGCTTCCAGCTCGTCCACCAGCGCGACCCCGGCGAGATGATCTTCAACCGCGACTTCCGCGGCGGCCCGCGCTCCGATGACTGGATCGTCTTCACGATCACCGATGGCCTGGATCGTGGTGAGCGGGCCAAGCGCAGGTTCTACGAGACGCTGGTCCGACTGCTCCAGGAACGCACTGGCATCAGCCCCGCCGACGTGTTCGTGATGATGACCGTCACGGCCCCGGAAAACTTCTCCTTCGCCGATGGGGTGATCGGGACCGACATCCTGGCTGCCGAGGCGCTCGACGCGGCGGCAACGGCCCCGAGCGCCCATGATGCGTACACAAGGGCCGAACTGGCGTACGCCGTCACCCGGCTGTTCCGGAACCGTGACCGCCACATTCTGCCGATGCTGCGCGACGACGTCGTCCTCACCGTGCCCACCACGCTGTCCTACGGTGGTAAGTTCACTGGTCGCGCGGCCTTCGACGACTTCTTCTCGAAGATCCCGGGCGGCGGAACCGTATGGGAGTCGTTTGCCAGCGTCGTCGACGAGGTCATCGCCTCCGACGACCACATCATCGCCCGGCTCACCAACACGGCCGTGCCCAAGGCGACCGGCAAGACGGTGGTTTTCCAGAACCTCTGGTTCTTCGAGGTCGCGGACGGCCGCATCGTCAGCGTCCAGCTCTACGCCGACACCGCCGCGACCAGCGGCGGGGCGAGTTGATCGGACCGGTGCCAGGCAGGTGCGGCGCAATCACGTCAAACGAGGCTCCCCATCGATCGAGGGCAGTGGTCTCCCATGTGCTGGACGAGGTAGTTCCGGTCCCGTGGCCGACCGCCCGGCCCACGCCGGGTCAGCCCAGCAGTTGACGCAACTGGTACT of the Micromonospora sp. NBC_01796 genome contains:
- a CDS encoding GyrI-like domain-containing protein, with the translated sequence MTSKVDFKKEIDAYRAKSGQFSIVDVPDLQYLMIDGHGDPNTSPAFTQATEALYPLAYRLKFASKQTLGRDYTVMPLEGLWWADDMDTFTASRDKSRWDWTLMIMTPDWIDQDMLTNATAQISVKARPRRLDEVRLGWLAEGRCVQTLHVGPYDNEADVLARMHHEFVPDNGLRMVGKHHEIYLSDARKVAPERLRTILRQPVSASVTVE
- a CDS encoding serine/threonine-protein kinase, producing MSEVWHAHDEVLDRPVAVKLITLPYADPAAGLVVVDQARTEARAAARLAHPNIASVHDFGLVPLPDGQQAPYIVMELVEGETLAVHLRSGALDWQIAVRVCAEAAAALAAAHQGGIVHRDVKPANIVLTPAGVKVLDFGIAALVGERDSAAGGEVVGTPAFVAPERLDGVAASPATDVYAVGVLLYLSLAGRLPWPVHTEPDRPLSHVSRPPDPLPPVAGLPADVAELCLRCLSADPADRPTSVAMALLLAEAVQTQVYVPIGILPSPSRPPAPAPRQHVQGDDPALDEVTDVAAVESFPQPRYDGERGSTGDGPGPARPVPASARSDSQLLRPGRHRA
- a CDS encoding SHOCT-like domain-containing protein produces the protein MNEQRRQVLQMLAEGKISADEAERLIDALGRERPESPPGTAPGPKARPKYLRVVVNSEDDLGGDGPSRVNVRVPLQLLRAGVRLTSLIPPQALAQVNTKLHESGVPIDLTQLKPQHIEDLIEQLDDVTIDVDQPDTKVQVFCE
- a CDS encoding TetR/AcrR family transcriptional regulator encodes the protein MVEAAKQLIRQRGYEATAFSDVLKLSEAPRGSVYFHFPGGKTQLAMAAAEAHAHDQVLIIDQAAERANSAAELVEGYVDLAREGMVASDYARGCGIAPLVIDGAARESTDVGETSRRTFTQMIDRLAFHFVVLDIDRTAARVLADAVIAGVEGAMITARALHSPAPFDAIRAALTSLAANVSPKVARRKNG
- a CDS encoding tautomerase family protein yields the protein MPFVNISLARGKSEQYLATVSRTVHDALVAELKMKPDDSFQLVHQRDPGEMIFNRDFRGGPRSDDWIVFTITDGLDRGERAKRRFYETLVRLLQERTGISPADVFVMMTVTAPENFSFADGVIGTDILAAEALDAAATAPSAHDAYTRAELAYAVTRLFRNRDRHILPMLRDDVVLTVPTTLSYGGKFTGRAAFDDFFSKIPGGGTVWESFASVVDEVIASDDHIIARLTNTAVPKATGKTVVFQNLWFFEVADGRIVSVQLYADTAATSGGAS